The proteins below are encoded in one region of Streptomyces cyanogenus:
- a CDS encoding GTP-binding protein has translation MVSEHSDTAGDTSALALKILVAGGFGVGKTTLVGAVSEIRPLRTEELLSQAGQLVDDTDGVDQKVSTTVAMDFGRITIRSGLSLYLFGTPGQDRFWFLWDELAQGALGAVVLADTRRLEDCFPAVDYFEHRRIPFVVAVNCFAGARGYDAHDVSRALDLDHGTPVVLCDARDRDSGKEVLIRLVEYAGRMHTARLLDSVG, from the coding sequence ATGGTCTCCGAGCACTCCGACACCGCCGGCGACACGTCCGCCCTGGCGCTGAAGATACTGGTCGCCGGTGGCTTCGGCGTCGGCAAGACGACCCTGGTGGGGGCCGTCAGCGAGATCCGGCCGCTGCGCACCGAGGAACTCCTGAGCCAGGCCGGACAACTGGTGGACGACACCGACGGCGTGGACCAGAAGGTCAGCACCACCGTGGCCATGGACTTCGGCCGGATCACGATCCGTTCCGGCCTGTCGCTCTACCTCTTCGGTACACCCGGCCAGGACCGCTTCTGGTTCCTGTGGGACGAACTGGCCCAGGGAGCCCTCGGTGCCGTGGTCCTCGCGGACACCAGGCGGCTGGAGGACTGCTTCCCCGCCGTCGACTACTTCGAGCACCGGCGCATCCCGTTCGTGGTGGCCGTCAACTGCTTCGCCGGCGCCCGGGGTTACGACGCCCACGACGTCTCCCGGGCGCTCGACCTGGACCACGGCACACCGGTGGTCCTGTGCGACGCACGCGACCGGGACTCCGGCAAGGAAGTGCTGATCCGGCTGGTCGAGTACGCCGGGCGGATGCACACCGCCCGGCTTCTGGACTCGGTGGGATGA
- a CDS encoding DUF742 domain-containing protein, with amino-acid sequence MTENPTDGAREPGSQWYDGEAGPLVRPYAMTGGRTQPGPTGVRFDLIALVTLDTTAPALDGDTALGPEHRTLIDLCRPETQSVAELAADADLPVGVVRVLLGDLLELGCVTISRPVPPAHLPDERILREVIAGLRAL; translated from the coding sequence ATGACCGAGAACCCGACCGACGGGGCCCGCGAGCCGGGCAGCCAGTGGTACGACGGCGAGGCCGGGCCGCTGGTCCGCCCGTACGCCATGACGGGCGGCCGCACCCAGCCGGGACCCACGGGTGTGCGCTTCGATCTGATCGCGCTCGTCACCCTCGACACCACCGCACCGGCGCTCGACGGCGACACCGCACTCGGCCCCGAACACCGGACCCTGATCGACCTGTGCCGCCCGGAGACGCAGTCCGTCGCCGAACTCGCCGCGGACGCGGACCTTCCGGTCGGCGTGGTCAGGGTGCTCCTGGGGGACCTGCTGGAACTGGGCTGCGTGACGATCAGCCGTCCCGTGCCCCCGGCGCACCTGCCCGACGAGCGGATTCTGCGCGAGGTCATCGCGGGATTGCGAGCGCTGTAG
- a CDS encoding acyl-CoA thioesterase has protein sequence MTNPAERLVDLLDLEQIEVNIFRGRSPEESLQRVFGGQVAGQALVAAGRTTDGERPVHSLHAYFLRPGRPGVPIVYQVERVRDGRSFTTRRVTAVQQGRTIFNLTASFHKPEEGPFEHQLPPAREVPAPESLPTVTEEVRKHLGALPEQLERMARRQPFDIRYVDRLRWNTEEIEGAEPRSAVWMRAVGPLGDDPLVHTCALTYASDMTLLDAVRIPVEPLWGPRNFDMASLDHAMWFHRPFRADEWFLYDQESPIATGGRGLARGRIYDLQGRLLVSVVQEGLFRSL, from the coding sequence ATGACGAATCCGGCCGAGAGACTGGTCGACCTGCTCGACCTGGAGCAGATCGAGGTCAACATCTTCCGTGGCCGCAGTCCCGAGGAGTCCCTGCAACGGGTGTTCGGCGGCCAGGTGGCGGGCCAGGCGCTGGTCGCCGCCGGCCGCACCACGGACGGCGAACGCCCGGTGCACTCGCTGCACGCGTACTTCCTGCGCCCGGGCCGGCCGGGCGTGCCGATCGTGTACCAGGTGGAACGGGTCCGCGACGGGCGCTCCTTCACGACGCGCCGGGTCACGGCCGTGCAGCAGGGCCGCACGATCTTCAATCTGACCGCCTCCTTTCACAAGCCTGAGGAAGGACCGTTCGAGCACCAGCTGCCGCCGGCCCGCGAGGTGCCGGCCCCCGAGTCGCTGCCGACGGTCACCGAGGAGGTCCGCAAGCATCTGGGGGCGCTGCCGGAACAGTTGGAGCGGATGGCGCGCCGCCAGCCGTTCGACATCCGGTACGTCGACCGGCTGCGCTGGAACACCGAGGAGATCGAGGGCGCCGAGCCGCGCAGCGCCGTGTGGATGCGCGCGGTCGGGCCGCTCGGTGACGATCCGCTGGTTCACACGTGCGCGCTGACCTACGCCAGCGACATGACCCTCCTGGACGCAGTGCGTATCCCTGTGGAGCCCCTGTGGGGGCCGCGGAACTTCGACATGGCCTCGCTGGACCACGCCATGTGGTTCCACCGGCCGTTCCGCGCGGACGAGTGGTTCCTGTACGACCAGGAGTCACCGATCGCGACAGGCGGACGCGGGCTGGCCCGCGGGCGCATCTACGACCTGCAGGGGCGACTGCTCGTGTCGGTCGTGCAGGAGGGCCTGTTCAGGTCCCTGTAG
- a CDS encoding DUF6397 family protein — MSARTFDPPRPSTCTPSRAARELGLKRSEFDLAVRLGCIRTVPDEGGGGGRRVERAEIDRLRAEGDFPESLRRRVQVVGTAEGAALMKIPAGRFSRLARLGLLVPVTFYLNRYRAVVWLYLAEELSRFVAAPENAHLLKGRTPETLRSQLAAGVDVRARNWRGRHLGFLLRQAEDPWARAGAVAALLAPVEVADVVKDPYERACLNRFRPAPPGHGLPGSPSAHLAERITTAQDADEIGWLRSELARSVAEARDASPTTPRPAARRVPPTHRAVARPIPPMARTVTGRAEERTVTRPAGETTRHLAPVPRSAEPTARHAPSVVHTREPCAQPPESAGRPAVQPVPRDHGPVHPAPPRSSRGLRAWLRRRSPRPVRPERV; from the coding sequence ATGTCGGCACGCACCTTCGACCCACCCCGCCCCAGCACCTGCACGCCGAGCCGTGCCGCTCGCGAACTCGGACTCAAGCGAAGCGAGTTCGACCTCGCCGTGCGGCTTGGCTGCATCCGGACGGTGCCCGACGAGGGCGGGGGAGGAGGCCGGCGCGTGGAGCGCGCGGAGATCGACCGCCTCCGCGCCGAGGGCGACTTCCCTGAATCCCTGCGGCGGCGCGTGCAGGTCGTGGGTACGGCGGAGGGTGCCGCCCTCATGAAGATCCCCGCCGGCCGGTTCAGCCGGCTCGCCCGCCTGGGACTGCTCGTGCCCGTCACGTTCTACCTCAACCGCTACCGAGCCGTGGTCTGGCTCTATCTGGCGGAAGAGCTGAGCCGGTTCGTGGCTGCCCCGGAGAACGCACACCTGCTCAAGGGGCGTACGCCCGAGACGCTGCGGAGCCAGCTGGCGGCCGGAGTGGATGTGCGGGCACGCAACTGGCGCGGACGGCACCTCGGATTCCTGCTGCGACAGGCCGAGGACCCGTGGGCCCGCGCCGGGGCCGTGGCCGCCCTCCTCGCGCCCGTCGAGGTGGCGGACGTCGTCAAGGACCCGTACGAGCGCGCCTGCCTGAACCGGTTCCGGCCCGCACCACCGGGCCACGGCCTCCCGGGGTCCCCCTCGGCGCACCTCGCCGAGCGGATCACGACGGCGCAGGACGCGGACGAGATCGGCTGGCTGCGCAGCGAACTGGCCCGCTCGGTCGCAGAAGCCCGCGACGCCTCGCCCACCACCCCCCGCCCGGCGGCCCGCCGCGTACCGCCGACGCACCGCGCCGTCGCACGGCCCATCCCACCGATGGCACGGACGGTCACCGGGCGGGCGGAAGAGCGGACGGTCACCCGGCCCGCGGGAGAGACGACAAGGCATCTGGCACCGGTGCCACGGTCCGCGGAGCCTACGGCCCGACACGCCCCGTCGGTGGTGCACACCCGGGAGCCCTGCGCGCAGCCCCCGGAGTCCGCGGGCCGGCCGGCGGTGCAACCCGTTCCCCGGGACCACGGGCCGGTCCACCCTGCTCCGCCGCGGTCGTCCCGCGGTCTGCGGGCCTGGTTGCGGCGCAGAAGCCCCCGCCCGGTGCGGCCGGAGCGGGTCTGA
- a CDS encoding roadblock/LC7 domain-containing protein produces MIQDPNTGQRSGELDWLLDDLVMRVRDIRHAVVLSNDGLAVGASTDLAREDAEHLAAVASGFNSLAKGTGRHFGAGGVRQTMVEMDDAFLFVAAAGDGSCLALLTAVTADIGLVAYEMARLVKRVGEHLYTPPRVAAQPPAAG; encoded by the coding sequence ATGATCCAGGACCCGAACACCGGCCAGCGGTCCGGCGAACTGGACTGGCTGCTCGACGATCTGGTCATGCGCGTGCGCGATATACGGCACGCCGTCGTGTTGTCCAACGACGGCCTGGCGGTCGGCGCCTCGACCGATCTCGCACGGGAGGACGCCGAACACCTCGCCGCCGTGGCATCCGGCTTCAACAGCCTCGCCAAGGGCACGGGACGGCACTTCGGCGCGGGCGGGGTACGCCAGACCATGGTCGAGATGGACGATGCGTTCCTCTTCGTGGCCGCCGCAGGCGACGGCTCCTGCCTCGCCCTGCTCACCGCGGTCACGGCCGACATCGGGCTGGTCGCCTACGAGATGGCCCGCCTGGTCAAGCGCGTGGGTGAGCACCTCTACACGCCGCCGCGCGTCGCAGCGCAGCCGCCCGCCGCCGGATGA
- a CDS encoding roadblock/LC7 domain-containing protein: protein MAQNQGLDWLLDDLTGRVDHVRHALVLSNDGLVTAASTGLRREDAEHLAAVASGLHSLAKGSGRHFGAGRVRQTMVEYDDAVLFVTAAGTGSCLCVLSGAEADIGQIAYEMTLLVNRVGEHLGVDARQPERTRPSDT from the coding sequence ATGGCGCAGAACCAGGGTCTCGACTGGCTCCTGGACGATCTGACCGGGCGGGTGGACCACGTACGCCACGCACTGGTCCTGTCGAACGACGGACTGGTCACCGCAGCGAGTACGGGCCTACGCCGCGAGGACGCCGAGCATCTGGCCGCCGTGGCCTCCGGGCTGCACAGCCTGGCGAAGGGCTCGGGACGCCACTTCGGCGCGGGCAGAGTGCGCCAGACGATGGTCGAGTACGACGACGCCGTGCTGTTCGTGACCGCGGCCGGCACGGGCAGCTGTCTGTGCGTGCTCAGCGGTGCGGAGGCCGACATCGGCCAGATCGCCTACGAGATGACCCTGCTCGTCAACCGGGTCGGCGAACACCTCGGCGTCGACGCCAGGCAACCGGAGCGGACTCGCCCATCAGACACCTGA
- a CDS encoding metal-dependent hydrolase translates to MMGPAHSLSGAAAWLGVGAAAAAAGHPMPWPVLLCGALICAGAALAPDLDHKAATISRAFGPVSRWICEIVDKLSYAVYKATRKQGDPRRSGGHRTLTHTWVWAVLIGAGCSAAAITGGRWAVLAILFVHMVLAIEGLLWRAARGSSSDVLVWLLAATSAWILAGVLDKPGNGSDWLFTAPGQEYLWLGLPIVLGALVHDIGDALTVSGCPILWPIPVGRKRWYPLGPPKAMRFRAGSWVELKVLMPAFMLLGGVGCAAALNVI, encoded by the coding sequence ATGATGGGACCAGCACACTCACTGTCGGGGGCCGCGGCCTGGCTGGGCGTCGGGGCCGCCGCCGCGGCGGCCGGGCATCCCATGCCCTGGCCGGTCCTCCTGTGCGGCGCGCTGATCTGCGCAGGCGCCGCGCTCGCCCCGGACCTCGATCACAAGGCGGCCACCATCTCCCGGGCCTTCGGACCGGTCTCCCGCTGGATCTGCGAGATCGTGGACAAGCTGTCGTACGCCGTCTACAAGGCGACCAGGAAGCAGGGCGATCCGCGCCGCTCCGGCGGTCACCGTACGTTGACGCACACCTGGGTGTGGGCGGTGCTGATCGGCGCCGGCTGTTCCGCGGCGGCGATCACGGGTGGCCGGTGGGCGGTGCTGGCGATCCTGTTCGTGCACATGGTGCTCGCGATCGAGGGTCTGCTGTGGCGGGCGGCGCGCGGTTCCAGCAGCGATGTCCTGGTCTGGCTGCTCGCGGCGACCAGCGCGTGGATCCTGGCGGGAGTGCTGGACAAGCCCGGCAACGGCTCCGACTGGCTGTTCACCGCGCCGGGGCAGGAGTACCTCTGGCTGGGGCTGCCGATCGTGCTGGGTGCGCTGGTCCACGACATCGGGGACGCCCTGACCGTGTCCGGCTGCCCGATCCTGTGGCCGATCCCGGTGGGCCGCAAGCGCTGGTATCCGCTGGGGCCGCCGAAGGCGATGCGGTTCCGGGCGGGCAGCTGGGTCGAGCTGAAGGTGCTCATGCCGGCGTTCATGCTGCTCGGCGGAGTGGGCTGCGCCGCGGCTCTCAACGTGATCTGA
- a CDS encoding sensor histidine kinase, translated as MRPPRTTENAAAPAHRPRGRRAHAGPPADEGADRPLGTPSGTARARGGHLRLRPRTVRAKVVSLLMVPVVSLLALWAYATVSTAQDVARLRQSQRVDAELRTPVADAVTALQAERTAAVHYATDPRAGNSGDLEDLAARTDRAVARLRLGGHSTVADSQELPAGVSGRLAAFVTGAEHLRTLRTAVRDHTAGWDETYTRYTKAIGAAFAVDGALTGVQQADLASDARVLLEFSRAAEALAQEDALLDSARTTGSLQGKRLRLFGAAVATRRALTATAVADLPAAQRTAWQDLAHSRAHTALGAAEDKLLAAGPGAKPADAAPQGAWSAAHARVQDGMRAIATATGRAVAGRADPVTRGLLSPAGAAVLLGLAAVAASLVISVRIGRALVVELVSLRNDALEIARRKLPEAMRKLRTGEEIDIQAEAPAGPPAEDETGQVAEALTTVHRAALRAAVERAELASGISGVFVNLARRSQVLVHRQLSLLDSMERRSDDPDELSDLFRLDHLTTRMRRHAESLIILSGAAPGRAWRMPVSLTNVVRAAVSEVEDYARVEVRQFPEAHVVGAAVADLTHLLAELVENAAQFSPPHTRVRVTGEPVGNGYVLEVEDRGLGMGAETLTEANRRIEQSEALDLFDSDRLGLFVVSRLASRHDIKVHLQTSPYGGTTAVVLLPTALLHGGATERSSREERQGRADPERVHAHVPGAVPPQEAAVAARPDRPALAATAPGAHSTAQPPGPHDIGTPAGSPSTRPLTGPEDPGPYGTADEPPPPGVTALRLHRPPDDSEPSDGLPRRVRQASLVPQLRHRHTEEPTVQPAPDDRRTPDVVRDRMTAYRDGWARGGGRQPGRGAVPKPETGSHSEGDPA; from the coding sequence ATGCGCCCACCCCGTACCACCGAGAACGCCGCCGCCCCGGCACACCGCCCGCGCGGACGACGTGCACACGCCGGACCGCCCGCCGACGAGGGCGCCGACCGCCCGCTCGGCACACCGTCCGGCACGGCACGCGCGCGTGGGGGCCACCTGCGCCTGCGCCCCCGGACCGTGCGCGCCAAGGTCGTCAGCCTCCTCATGGTGCCCGTCGTCTCCCTCCTCGCCCTCTGGGCCTACGCCACCGTCAGCACCGCCCAGGACGTCGCCCGGCTGCGCCAGTCCCAGCGGGTCGACGCCGAACTGCGCACCCCGGTGGCCGACGCCGTCACCGCGCTGCAGGCCGAACGCACCGCGGCCGTGCACTACGCCACGGACCCGCGCGCCGGGAACAGCGGCGACCTCGAAGACCTCGCGGCCCGCACCGACCGGGCCGTGGCCAGGCTCCGGCTCGGCGGACACAGCACCGTCGCCGACAGCCAGGAACTGCCCGCCGGGGTCTCCGGGCGCCTCGCAGCCTTCGTCACCGGCGCGGAGCACCTGCGCACGCTGCGGACGGCCGTACGGGACCACACGGCAGGCTGGGACGAGACGTACACGCGGTACACGAAGGCCATCGGCGCGGCCTTCGCCGTGGACGGCGCCCTCACCGGCGTCCAGCAGGCCGACCTCGCCTCCGACGCACGCGTGCTGCTCGAATTCTCCCGGGCCGCCGAGGCACTGGCCCAGGAAGACGCCCTGCTGGACAGCGCACGGACCACCGGCTCCCTGCAGGGAAAGCGGCTACGGCTGTTCGGCGCCGCCGTCGCCACCCGCCGCGCCCTCACCGCTACCGCCGTCGCCGATCTGCCCGCCGCCCAGCGCACCGCCTGGCAGGACCTGGCGCACAGCCGTGCCCACACCGCCCTGGGCGCCGCCGAGGACAAGCTGCTCGCCGCCGGACCGGGCGCCAAGCCGGCCGACGCCGCACCGCAGGGCGCCTGGAGCGCCGCCCACGCGCGCGTGCAGGACGGCATGCGGGCCATCGCGACAGCCACGGGCCGTGCCGTCGCCGGCCGCGCCGACCCGGTCACCCGCGGCCTGCTCAGCCCCGCGGGCGCCGCCGTACTCCTCGGGCTCGCCGCCGTCGCCGCCTCCCTCGTCATCTCCGTCCGCATCGGCCGGGCACTCGTGGTCGAACTCGTGAGCCTGCGCAACGATGCACTGGAGATCGCCCGCCGCAAACTCCCCGAGGCGATGCGGAAACTGCGCACGGGCGAAGAGATCGACATCCAGGCCGAGGCGCCCGCCGGGCCACCCGCCGAGGACGAGACGGGGCAGGTCGCGGAAGCCCTGACCACCGTGCACCGCGCCGCGCTCCGCGCCGCCGTGGAACGCGCCGAACTCGCCAGCGGCATCTCGGGAGTCTTCGTCAACCTGGCCCGCCGCAGCCAGGTCCTGGTCCATCGCCAGCTCAGCCTCCTGGACAGCATGGAGCGGCGCTCCGACGACCCCGACGAGCTGAGTGACCTGTTCCGCCTGGACCACCTCACCACCCGGATGCGACGCCACGCCGAGAGCCTGATCATCCTCTCCGGTGCCGCGCCCGGCCGGGCCTGGCGCATGCCGGTGTCCCTGACCAACGTCGTACGCGCCGCCGTCTCGGAAGTCGAGGACTACGCGCGCGTGGAGGTGCGCCAGTTCCCGGAGGCCCACGTCGTCGGCGCGGCGGTCGCCGACCTCACCCACCTGCTCGCCGAACTGGTCGAGAACGCCGCCCAGTTCTCACCGCCCCACACGCGCGTGCGCGTCACCGGCGAACCGGTCGGCAACGGCTACGTCCTGGAGGTCGAGGACCGGGGACTCGGCATGGGCGCCGAGACCCTCACCGAGGCCAACCGGCGCATCGAGCAGTCCGAGGCGCTCGACCTCTTCGACAGCGACCGTCTGGGACTCTTCGTGGTCAGCAGGCTCGCCTCCCGGCACGACATCAAGGTGCACCTGCAGACCTCGCCGTACGGAGGCACCACCGCCGTGGTCCTGCTGCCGACCGCCCTGCTGCACGGCGGCGCGACGGAGCGTTCCTCCCGGGAGGAACGGCAGGGCCGCGCCGACCCGGAACGCGTCCACGCGCACGTGCCCGGCGCGGTCCCGCCCCAGGAAGCCGCCGTCGCCGCACGGCCGGACCGGCCCGCCCTGGCGGCCACCGCACCCGGCGCACACAGCACCGCCCAGCCACCCGGCCCCCACGACATCGGCACGCCGGCCGGCTCCCCCAGCACCCGGCCCCTGACCGGCCCGGAGGACCCGGGCCCCTACGGCACCGCGGACGAACCCCCGCCTCCCGGCGTCACCGCCCTGCGGCTGCACCGCCCCCCGGACGACTCCGAGCCCTCCGACGGCCTCCCGCGCCGTGTGCGCCAGGCGAGCCTCGTCCCCCAACTGCGCCACCGGCACACGGAAGAGCCGACTGTCCAGCCCGCCCCTGACGACCGGCGCACCCCCGACGTCGTACGGGACCGTATGACCGCATACCGCGACGGCTGGGCGCGCGGCGGTGGCAGGCAACCCGGCCGCGGCGCCGTCCCCAAACCCGAAACGGGCAGTCACAGCGAAGGAGACCCGGCATGA
- a CDS encoding MHYT domain-containing protein: MGHLDHAAFGWLTPVLSYVMACIGAALGLRCTVRALATTGRSRRNWLVTAASAIGTGIWTMHFVAMLGFRVSGSDIRYDVPLTILSLLVAMVVVCAGVFAVGYSRDRTRALLLGGLTTGLGVASMHYLGMAAVRLHGDVRYDPVLVGLSVLIAVVAATAALWAGLNIKSPLAVTVASLVMGAAVSSMHYTGMFAVSVRVDPSGDALPGATAMQFIFPLAVGLGSYLFITSAFVALSPTADEREASASAQQTVESVAR, translated from the coding sequence ATGGGACACCTGGACCACGCCGCCTTCGGCTGGCTGACACCCGTGCTGTCGTACGTGATGGCCTGTATAGGCGCCGCACTCGGACTGCGCTGCACCGTCCGTGCGCTCGCCACCACCGGCCGCTCGCGCCGCAACTGGCTCGTCACCGCGGCCTCCGCCATCGGGACGGGCATCTGGACCATGCACTTCGTGGCCATGCTCGGCTTCCGGGTGAGCGGCAGCGACATCCGCTACGACGTGCCGCTGACCATCCTCAGCCTGCTGGTCGCCATGGTCGTCGTCTGCGCCGGCGTCTTCGCCGTCGGCTACAGCCGCGACCGCACCCGCGCCCTCCTCCTCGGCGGGCTCACCACCGGACTGGGCGTGGCCAGCATGCACTACCTGGGCATGGCGGCGGTCCGGCTGCACGGCGACGTCAGGTACGACCCGGTCCTCGTCGGACTGTCGGTCCTGATCGCCGTGGTCGCGGCGACCGCGGCCCTGTGGGCGGGACTGAACATCAAGTCACCCCTCGCGGTCACCGTCGCCTCCCTCGTCATGGGAGCGGCCGTCAGCAGCATGCACTACACCGGGATGTTCGCGGTGAGCGTGCGTGTGGACCCGTCCGGCGACGCCCTGCCCGGGGCCACGGCGATGCAGTTCATCTTCCCCCTCGCCGTCGGCCTCGGGTCCTACCTGTTCATCACCTCGGCCTTCGTCGCCCTCTCACCCACCGCGGACGAGCGCGAGGCGTCCGCCTCCGCCCAGCAGACCGTCGAGAGCGTCGCCCGCTAG
- a CDS encoding DEAD/DEAH box helicase produces MTLIDQLPPTADPDALYEAFESWAQERGLTLYPHQEEALIEVVSGANVIVSTPTGSGKSMIAAGAHFAALARDEVTFYTAPIKALVSEKFFELCKLFGTENVGMLTGDASVNADAPVICCTAEVLASIALRDGKHADVGQVVMDEFHFYAEGDRGWAWQIPLLELPQAQFILMSATLGDMSFFEKDLTRRTGRPTAVVRSATRPVPLSYEYKLTPLTETLTDLLESKQAPVYIVHFTQAQAVERAQALMSINMCTREEKDQIAELIGNFRFTTKFGRNLSRYVRHGIGVHHAGMLPKYRRLVEKLAQAGLLKVICGTDTLGVGVNVPIRTVLFTALTKYDGSRVRTLRAREFHQIAGRAGRAGFDTAGLVVAQAPEHVIENEKALAKAGDDPKKRRKVVRKKAPEGFVGWTENTFQKLIESEPEPLTSRFRVTHTMLLSVIARPGNAFEAMRHLLEDNHEPRRQQLRHIRRAIAIYRSLLDGGIVEKLDKPDAEGRIVRLTVDLQQDFALNQPLSTFALAAFELLDPESPSYALDMVSVVESTLDDPRQILVAQQNKARGEAVAAMKADGVEYEERMERLQDITYPKPLEELLFHAYNTYRKSHPWVGDHPLSPKSVIRDMYERALSFTELVSFYELARTEGIVLRYLASAYKTLDHTIPDDLKSEDLQDLIEWLGEMVRQVDSSLLDEWEQLANPEEMTAEEAQEKADEVKPVTANARAFRVLVRNAMFRRVELAALDQVEELGEMDAESGWDAEAWGEAMDKYWDEYEDLGTGPDARGPKLLVIKEEPENGLWRVRQIFDDPNGDHDWGISAEIDLAASDAEGRAVVRVTDVGQL; encoded by the coding sequence GTGACCCTCATCGATCAGCTGCCGCCGACCGCAGACCCCGACGCCCTGTACGAAGCCTTCGAGTCGTGGGCGCAGGAGCGGGGCCTCACCCTCTATCCCCACCAGGAGGAGGCGCTGATCGAGGTGGTCTCCGGGGCGAACGTGATCGTCTCGACGCCCACCGGCTCCGGCAAGAGCATGATCGCCGCAGGCGCGCACTTCGCCGCGCTGGCCCGGGACGAGGTCACCTTCTACACGGCACCGATCAAGGCCCTGGTGTCGGAGAAGTTCTTCGAGCTGTGCAAGCTCTTCGGCACCGAGAACGTGGGCATGCTCACCGGTGACGCGTCCGTGAACGCGGACGCGCCCGTGATCTGCTGCACCGCCGAGGTGCTGGCGTCGATCGCGCTGCGCGACGGCAAGCACGCGGACGTCGGCCAGGTCGTCATGGACGAGTTCCACTTCTACGCCGAGGGCGACCGCGGCTGGGCCTGGCAGATCCCGCTGCTGGAGCTTCCGCAGGCGCAGTTCATTCTGATGTCGGCCACTTTGGGTGACATGTCCTTCTTCGAGAAGGACCTCACCCGCCGCACCGGCCGTCCCACCGCGGTCGTCCGCTCGGCGACCCGCCCGGTGCCCCTCTCCTACGAGTACAAGCTGACCCCGCTCACCGAGACGCTCACCGACCTGCTGGAGAGCAAGCAGGCGCCGGTGTACATCGTGCACTTCACGCAGGCGCAGGCCGTGGAACGGGCGCAGGCGCTGATGAGCATCAACATGTGCACGCGGGAGGAGAAGGACCAGATCGCCGAGTTGATCGGCAACTTCCGCTTCACCACCAAGTTCGGCCGCAACCTCTCCCGTTACGTCCGGCACGGCATCGGCGTGCACCACGCCGGCATGCTGCCCAAGTACCGGCGTCTGGTGGAGAAGCTCGCCCAGGCCGGTCTGCTGAAGGTCATCTGCGGCACGGACACGCTCGGCGTCGGCGTCAACGTGCCCATCCGCACGGTGCTGTTCACTGCGCTGACCAAGTACGACGGCAGCCGGGTGCGCACGCTGCGGGCGCGGGAGTTCCACCAGATCGCGGGCCGGGCCGGGCGGGCCGGTTTCGACACCGCGGGTCTGGTGGTCGCGCAGGCGCCGGAGCACGTCATCGAGAACGAGAAGGCGCTGGCGAAGGCGGGCGACGACCCGAAGAAGCGGCGCAAGGTGGTGCGCAAGAAGGCGCCGGAGGGCTTCGTCGGCTGGACGGAGAACACCTTCCAGAAGCTGATCGAGTCGGAGCCGGAGCCGCTGACCTCGCGATTCCGGGTGACGCACACGATGCTGCTGTCGGTGATCGCGCGCCCGGGCAACGCGTTCGAGGCGATGCGCCACCTCTTGGAGGACAACCACGAGCCGCGCCGGCAGCAGCTGCGGCACATCCGGCGGGCGATCGCGATCTACCGCTCCCTGCTCGACGGCGGGATCGTGGAGAAGCTCGACAAGCCGGACGCCGAGGGCCGCATCGTCCGCCTCACGGTCGATCTCCAGCAGGACTTCGCCCTGAACCAGCCGCTGTCCACGTTCGCGCTGGCCGCGTTCGAACTCCTCGACCCCGAGTCGCCGTCGTACGCCCTCGACATGGTCTCCGTCGTCGAGTCCACCCTGGACGACCCTCGGCAGATCCTCGTCGCCCAGCAGAACAAGGCGCGCGGCGAGGCCGTTGCCGCGATGAAGGCGGACGGTGTCGAGTACGAGGAGCGCATGGAGCGCCTCCAGGACATCACCTACCCGAAGCCCCTGGAAGAGCTGCTCTTCCACGCGTACAACACCTACCGCAAGAGCCACCCGTGGGTCGGCGACCACCCGCTGTCGCCGAAGTCGGTGATCCGGGACATGTACGAGCGGGCGCTGTCCTTCACGGAGCTGGTGTCCTTCTACGAGCTGGCCCGCACCGAGGGCATCGTGCTGCGCTATCTGGCCAGCGCCTACAAGACCCTGGACCACACCATCCCGGACGACCTGAAGTCCGAGGACCTGCAGGACCTGATCGAGTGGCTGGGCGAGATGGTGCGCCAGGTGGACTCCAGCCTGCTGGACGAGTGGGAGCAGCTCGCCAACCCGGAGGAGATGACCGCCGAGGAGGCCCAGGAGAAAGCCGACGAGGTCAAGCCGGTCACCGCCAACGCCCGCGCCTTCCGCGTCCTCGTCCGCAACGCCATGTTCCGCCGGGTCGAGCTGGCCGCCCTGGACCAGGTCGAGGAACTGGGCGAGATGGACGCCGAGTCCGGCTGGGACGCCGAGGCCTGGGGCGAGGCGATGGACAAGTACTGGGACGAGTACGAGGACCTCGGCACCGGTCCTGACGCCCGCGGTCCCAAGCTGCTGGTCATCAAGGAGGAGCCGGAGAACGGCCTCTGGCGCGTCCGCCAGATCTTCGACGACCCGAACGGCGACCACGACTGGGGCATCAGCGCGGAGATCGACCTCGCGGCCTCCGACGCCGAGGGCCGCGCCGTGGTACGCGTCACCGATGTCGGCCAGCTGTGA